In Variovorax paradoxus, a single genomic region encodes these proteins:
- a CDS encoding Bug family tripartite tricarboxylate transporter substrate binding protein, with protein sequence MASLSSLRNPVRRALLALALPLVAGAAFAQAWPAKPITLIVPFPPGGPTDVASRIVAQKMSVALKQSIVIDNRSGASGTVGAATAARAPADGYTFVMLATPTLLASHLYGPTGYDIFKNFTPVGSVYDLPIVLVVNPKSLPDVNGVQDLIAKAKAEGGKLNYTTAGAGSFGHLTTEQLKTIGKFDMQHVPYRGSAPAVTDLIGGQVPAMFSDLVGVLPHIKAGKLRAIAVGSGKRVSLLPDVKTVAEQGFPGFDATSWGGLLAPAGTPKDVIDRMSAALKTALADKQVQEKLESVGSFAAYRTPEQTGVRMHEDFERWGKVIRDNHITNQ encoded by the coding sequence ATGGCATCCCTTTCTTCCCTTCGCAATCCCGTTCGCCGCGCCCTTCTCGCGCTCGCCCTGCCCCTGGTGGCCGGTGCCGCCTTCGCACAGGCCTGGCCCGCCAAGCCGATCACGCTGATCGTGCCCTTCCCGCCCGGCGGCCCGACCGACGTGGCCTCGCGCATCGTGGCGCAGAAGATGTCGGTCGCGCTCAAGCAGAGCATCGTGATCGACAACCGCAGCGGCGCATCCGGCACCGTGGGCGCCGCCACCGCGGCGCGCGCGCCGGCCGACGGCTACACCTTCGTGATGCTGGCCACGCCCACCCTGCTGGCCTCGCACCTGTACGGCCCCACCGGCTACGACATCTTCAAGAACTTCACGCCCGTGGGCTCGGTGTACGACCTGCCGATCGTGCTGGTGGTGAACCCCAAGTCGCTGCCCGACGTGAACGGCGTGCAGGACTTGATCGCCAAGGCCAAGGCCGAGGGCGGCAAGCTCAACTACACCACCGCCGGCGCCGGCAGCTTCGGCCACCTGACGACCGAGCAGCTCAAGACCATCGGCAAGTTCGACATGCAGCACGTGCCCTACCGCGGCAGCGCGCCGGCCGTGACCGACCTGATCGGCGGCCAGGTGCCCGCGATGTTCTCGGACCTGGTGGGCGTGCTGCCGCACATCAAGGCCGGCAAGCTGCGCGCCATTGCCGTGGGCTCGGGCAAGCGCGTGAGCCTGCTGCCCGACGTGAAGACGGTGGCCGAGCAGGGCTTCCCCGGCTTCGACGCCACCTCGTGGGGCGGCCTGCTGGCTCCGGCCGGCACGCCCAAGGACGTGATCGACCGCATGAGCGCCGCGCTGAAGACCGCGCTGGCCGACAAGCAGGTGCAGGAAAAGCTGGAAAGCGTAGGCTCCTTCGCGGCCTACCGCACCCCGGAGCAGACCGGCGTGCGCATGCACGAGGACTTCGAGCGCTGGGGCAAGGTGATTCGCGACAACCACATCACGAACCAGTAA
- a CDS encoding acyl-CoA dehydrogenase family protein, with product MNFEHTEDRRMLADSLNRFISEQYAFDARDRIAKSEHGFSKEIFQQFAELGVIGALFSEADGGFGGGGFDIAVVFEALGRGLVVEPLLGAVMVGEAISAAGTDAQKEKLADIINGVTVAAFAHDEADTHYERTRVATRAERNGDGWVLHGAKAVVPQGEQADLFLVSARTSGNVDDEAGISLFLVPAKTAGLTVRGCPAIDGGRVAELSFDGVKLGADALLGTEGQGHATLERAIGRGVLALCAEALGAMEAAKTATLEYLRTRKQFGTLIGSFQALQHRMADLLLEIEQARSAVINAAAAIDTGERLARERALSAAKFSIGRIGALVAQESIQMHGGIGMTWELPLPHYAKRLVMIDHQLGDEDHHLQRYIALGKEVAA from the coding sequence ATGAACTTCGAACACACCGAAGACCGGCGCATGCTCGCCGACAGCCTGAACCGCTTCATCAGCGAGCAGTACGCCTTCGACGCGCGCGACCGCATCGCGAAGTCGGAGCACGGCTTCAGCAAGGAAATCTTCCAGCAGTTCGCCGAACTGGGCGTGATCGGCGCCCTCTTCAGCGAAGCCGATGGCGGCTTCGGCGGCGGCGGCTTCGACATCGCGGTGGTCTTCGAGGCACTGGGCCGCGGCCTCGTGGTCGAGCCGCTGCTGGGCGCGGTGATGGTCGGCGAGGCGATCAGCGCCGCCGGCACCGATGCGCAGAAAGAAAAGCTCGCAGACATCATCAACGGCGTGACCGTAGCGGCCTTCGCGCACGACGAGGCCGACACGCACTACGAACGCACGCGCGTGGCAACCAGGGCAGAACGCAATGGCGACGGCTGGGTGCTGCACGGCGCCAAGGCCGTGGTACCGCAGGGCGAGCAGGCCGACCTGTTCCTGGTCTCGGCCCGCACCTCGGGCAATGTCGACGACGAAGCCGGCATCTCGCTGTTCCTCGTGCCCGCCAAGACCGCGGGCCTCACGGTGCGCGGCTGCCCCGCCATCGACGGCGGCCGCGTGGCCGAGCTCTCGTTCGACGGCGTGAAGCTGGGCGCCGACGCGCTGCTGGGCACCGAAGGCCAGGGCCACGCCACGCTGGAGCGCGCCATCGGCCGCGGCGTGCTCGCGCTGTGCGCCGAAGCGCTTGGCGCCATGGAAGCCGCCAAGACCGCGACGCTGGAATACCTGCGCACGCGCAAGCAGTTCGGCACGCTGATCGGCAGCTTCCAGGCCCTGCAGCACCGCATGGCCGACCTGCTGCTGGAGATCGAACAGGCCCGCTCGGCCGTCATCAACGCGGCAGCCGCCATCGACACCGGCGAGCGCCTGGCGCGCGAGCGCGCGCTGTCGGCCGCAAAGTTCAGCATCGGCCGCATCGGCGCGCTGGTGGCGCAAGAGAGCATCCAGATGCACGGCGGCATCGGCATGACCTGGGAACTGCCCCTGCCCCACTACGCCAAGCGCCTGGTGATGATCGACCACCAGCTGGGCGACGAAGACCACCACCTGCAGCGCTACATCGCCCTGGGCAAGGAGGTGGCGGCATGA
- a CDS encoding acyl-CoA dehydrogenase family protein — MDLNFTTEEEAFRSEVRAFLAAKLPVRLSEKVRSGKILEKADMQEWHAILNERGWLANHWPEQYGGPGWTAVEKFIFENECALAFAPRIVPFGVNMLGPVLIKYGNEAQKSHWLPRILNGADWWCQGYSEPGAGSDLAAVKTSAVRGIDAQGDHYIVNGQKTWTTLGQHANMIFCLVRTNREAKKQEGISFLLIDMNSPGVEVRPIITLDGEHEVNEVFFSDVRVPAENLVGEENKGWTCAKYLLTYERTNIAGVGFSVAALEQLKGIAATQTKNGKPLAEDPAFAARMARVEIDLENMKTTNLRVIAAVAGGGVPGAESSMLKIRGTEIRQEISSLARRAMGVYGRPFVAEALKDGYTGETFGPDYASAAASRYFNNRKLSIFGGSNEIQKNIISKMILGL; from the coding sequence ATGGACCTGAACTTCACCACCGAAGAAGAAGCCTTCCGCAGCGAAGTGCGCGCCTTCCTGGCCGCCAAGCTGCCGGTGCGGCTGTCCGAGAAAGTGCGCAGCGGCAAGATCCTCGAGAAGGCCGACATGCAGGAATGGCACGCCATCCTCAACGAGCGCGGCTGGCTCGCCAACCACTGGCCGGAGCAGTACGGCGGACCGGGCTGGACGGCGGTGGAGAAGTTCATCTTCGAGAATGAATGCGCGCTGGCCTTCGCACCGCGCATCGTGCCCTTCGGCGTGAACATGCTCGGCCCGGTGCTCATCAAGTACGGCAACGAGGCGCAGAAGAGCCATTGGCTGCCTCGCATCCTGAACGGCGCCGACTGGTGGTGCCAGGGCTATTCGGAACCCGGCGCGGGTTCCGACCTGGCTGCGGTGAAGACTTCGGCCGTGCGCGGCATCGACGCGCAGGGCGACCACTACATCGTGAACGGCCAGAAGACCTGGACCACGCTGGGCCAGCACGCCAACATGATCTTCTGCCTGGTGCGCACCAACCGCGAGGCGAAGAAGCAGGAAGGCATCAGCTTCCTGCTGATCGACATGAACTCGCCCGGCGTGGAAGTGCGCCCGATCATTACGCTCGACGGCGAGCATGAAGTCAACGAGGTGTTCTTCTCCGACGTGCGCGTGCCCGCCGAGAACCTCGTGGGCGAGGAGAACAAGGGCTGGACCTGCGCCAAGTACCTGCTGACCTACGAGCGCACCAACATCGCGGGCGTGGGCTTCTCGGTGGCCGCGCTCGAACAGTTGAAGGGCATCGCGGCCACGCAGACCAAGAACGGCAAGCCGCTGGCGGAAGACCCGGCCTTCGCGGCGCGCATGGCGCGCGTCGAGATCGACCTGGAGAACATGAAGACCACCAACCTGCGTGTGATCGCGGCGGTGGCCGGCGGCGGCGTGCCGGGCGCGGAAAGCTCGATGCTGAAGATCCGCGGCACCGAGATCCGCCAGGAGATCTCGTCGCTGGCCCGCCGCGCGATGGGCGTGTATGGACGCCCCTTCGTTGCAGAGGCGCTGAAGGATGGCTACACCGGCGAGACCTTCGGCCCCGACTACGCATCGGCCGCCGCCTCGCGCTACTTCAACAACCGCAAGCTGTCGATCTTCGGCGGCTCCAACGAAATCCAGAAGAACATCATCTCCAAGATGATCCTCGGGCTGTAA
- a CDS encoding CaiB/BaiF CoA transferase family protein has translation MSSLNSSLPLAGVRVLDLSRILAGPWCGMVLADMGAEVIKVEHPGRGDDTRDWGLRVGKTETAYFNSVNRNKRSVTLDLQTPEGQQLARDLAKQCDVVIQNFKFGGIDKLGLGYEQLRKENPRLIYCSISGYDRTGPEAARPGYDLVVQGEAGLMALNGEADQPPLKFGVAAVDLFTGMYSAQAILAALYQREKTGQGRHVEMALFDCGLMITAYYGLEALLMGEDPPRYGNSHPSIVPYGVFDAADGPLVITVGNNAQFARFCTEVIGRPDLAADERFKTNILRSANRAVLLPELHAELAKRQRADLLEKLTAAGIPCGEVLGLLEALQSKRASDAGLVTTQPHPVAGTVNVLAPPYRFDGERLPVRSAPPTLGEGTHDVLQSLLGLSDEKLAALKTSGVV, from the coding sequence ATGTCTTCGCTGAATTCCTCGCTGCCGCTTGCAGGCGTGCGCGTCCTCGATCTGTCCCGCATCCTCGCGGGCCCCTGGTGCGGCATGGTGCTGGCCGACATGGGCGCCGAGGTCATCAAGGTGGAGCACCCGGGCCGCGGCGACGACACCCGCGACTGGGGCCTGCGCGTGGGCAAGACCGAGACCGCCTATTTCAACAGCGTGAACCGCAACAAGCGCTCGGTCACGCTCGACCTGCAGACGCCCGAAGGCCAGCAGCTCGCGCGCGACCTTGCCAAGCAATGCGACGTGGTGATCCAGAACTTCAAGTTCGGCGGCATCGACAAGCTGGGCCTGGGCTACGAACAGCTGCGCAAGGAGAACCCGCGCCTCATCTACTGCTCGATCTCGGGCTACGACCGCACCGGCCCCGAGGCCGCGCGCCCCGGCTACGACCTCGTGGTGCAGGGCGAGGCCGGCCTGATGGCGCTGAACGGCGAGGCCGACCAGCCGCCGCTGAAGTTCGGCGTGGCCGCGGTGGACCTGTTCACCGGCATGTACTCGGCGCAGGCCATCCTGGCAGCGCTGTACCAGCGCGAGAAAACCGGCCAAGGCCGGCACGTGGAGATGGCCCTGTTCGACTGCGGCCTGATGATCACCGCCTACTACGGCCTCGAGGCGCTGCTGATGGGCGAAGACCCGCCGCGCTACGGCAACTCGCATCCGTCGATCGTGCCCTACGGCGTGTTCGACGCGGCCGACGGCCCGCTGGTCATCACCGTGGGCAACAACGCGCAGTTCGCACGCTTCTGCACCGAGGTGATCGGCCGGCCCGACCTCGCGGCAGACGAGCGCTTCAAGACCAACATCCTGCGCTCGGCCAACCGCGCGGTGCTGCTGCCCGAGCTGCACGCCGAACTGGCCAAGCGCCAGCGCGCCGACCTGCTGGAGAAGCTCACCGCCGCCGGCATTCCCTGCGGCGAGGTGCTGGGCCTGCTGGAGGCGCTGCAATCCAAGCGCGCGAGCGACGCCGGCCTGGTCACCACGCAGCCGCATCCGGTGGCCGGCACGGTCAACGTGCTGGCGCCGCCCTACCGCTTCGACGGCGAGCGCCTGCCGGTGCGCAGCGCGCCGCCTACCCTGGGCGAAGGCACGCACGACGTGCTGCAGTCCCTTCTTGGCCTGTCGGACGAAAAGCTGGCGGCGCTGAAAACGAGCGGCGTCGTCTGA
- a CDS encoding oxepin-CoA hydrolase, alternative type encodes MSDTTNRTVLISQEGAVRILTNSNPAARNAITPTLYAELSAALADAEKDPEVGAIVFTGAGDFFCSGGDLNLLAKRRELPMAERRQILEGLNNLIRALRDCGKPVIAAVEGGAAGAGLSMALACDMLVSARDAFYTVAYVKVGLTPDGGATAFLAEFVSRQVLTELCLTGDRMPAERLHALGAVNRLTDKGAALAEAIALAAKVASGPQRASARIKTLCRQAHHATLEEQLDAEAVFMVESQGDAEAAEGIGAFLGKRKADFVALRRAGGKADAS; translated from the coding sequence ATGAGCGACACGACGAACAGGACAGTGCTGATCTCGCAGGAAGGCGCCGTGCGCATCCTGACCAACAGCAACCCCGCCGCGCGCAACGCGATCACGCCCACGCTGTATGCCGAGCTGAGCGCGGCGCTGGCCGACGCGGAAAAAGACCCCGAGGTGGGCGCCATCGTCTTCACCGGCGCGGGCGACTTCTTCTGCTCCGGCGGCGACCTGAACCTGCTGGCCAAGCGCCGCGAGCTGCCAATGGCCGAGCGCCGCCAGATCCTCGAGGGCCTGAACAACCTGATCCGCGCGCTGCGCGATTGCGGCAAGCCGGTGATCGCTGCCGTCGAAGGCGGCGCCGCCGGCGCGGGCCTGTCGATGGCGCTGGCCTGCGACATGCTGGTGTCGGCGCGCGACGCCTTCTACACCGTGGCCTACGTCAAGGTCGGCCTCACGCCGGACGGCGGCGCCACGGCCTTCCTGGCGGAGTTCGTCTCGCGTCAGGTGCTGACCGAGCTGTGCCTGACCGGCGACCGCATGCCGGCCGAGCGCCTGCATGCGCTGGGCGCCGTCAACCGCCTGACCGACAAGGGCGCCGCGCTGGCCGAAGCCATCGCGCTCGCGGCCAAGGTGGCCAGCGGCCCGCAGCGCGCCAGCGCGCGCATCAAGACGCTGTGCCGCCAGGCGCACCACGCCACGCTGGAAGAGCAGCTCGACGCCGAGGCCGTGTTCATGGTCGAGTCGCAGGGCGACGCCGAAGCGGCCGAAGGCATCGGCGCCTTCCTGGGCAAGCGCAAGGCCGACTTCGTGGCACTGCGCCGCGCCGGCGGCAAGGCGGACGCGTCCTGA